The Candidatus Methanoperedens sp. sequence GTCGATTGCTCGTCCAAGCTCGATTTCAAGCCCGTTAAAATACCCCAGCATCGCATCGCTGGCGGCGAATTTCATTTATCGTACTCCTTGTTCCCGGTGTTATTTTTTCTTATCCTTACAGCATTTGCATGGGCAGAAAGCCCTTCAGCTTCGGCAAGACCGATAACCGTCTCGCTTATATTCTCAAGCCCTCTTTTTTCGATTATCTGGACGCTTGATTTTACCACGAAATGATCGGTGTTCAAGCCTGAAAACATTCGTGCATATCCCGCGGTGGGAAGCACATGGTTGGTGCCAGAGGCGTAATCCCCGGCTGAGACAGGCGCATGAGAGCCGATAAATATCGAGCCGGCATGCTTTATCCTGGAAAGGATATCCTTCTCTGTGATTATTTCAAGATGCTCAGGCGCGAACTTGTTTGAAAATGCAATACACTCGTCAAGATTTCCCGTGAGTATGGCTGCATTTTCCAGGGATTTTCTTATGATTTCGATTCTCGCTTCGCTTTTCATCTGCAAATCTATTTCCTGTTTTACCTTTTCTGCAAGGTTTTTTGAGGTAGTAACAAGGATGGAGATCGCATTCGGGTCGTGCTCTGCCTGGGCAATCATATCCGATGCAATAAAAGGGGCTCTGGCAGAGCCATCCGCTATTATCAGAACTTCGCTCGGTCCTGCGGGAAAATCTATCGCAGTCCCGCACGCCATCTTGGCTGCGGTAACATATACATTGCCTGGTCCCACGATTTTATCCACCTTCGGTATGGTCTCGGTCCCGTATGCCATGGCTGCGATCGCCTGCACACCCCCGACGCGGAATACCCTGTCAGCACCTGCAATATGAGCAGCCGCAAGGGTTAGAGGGTTTACTGTTCCATCAGCCCCCGGCGGGGTGCATACTACGACTTCCTTTACACCAGCCACTTTTGCGGGTATCACGGTCATGAGGGCTGTGCTGGGATACGAAGCCCTGCCGCCCGGGACGTATGCACCTATGGTTTCAAGAGGAGTAACCCGCTGCCCCAGCCTGATTCCCGGGGAGAATTCCTTTATCCAGTCTTTTGAGACCTGCGCTTCATGGAATGCACGGATATTGGAAGCTGCTTTTTTAAGATGTGAAATAAGTTTCTTATCAACCGACGCAAGTGCGGAATCAATTTCATCATGTGGAACTTCAATTTCGCTTATGCTTGCATTATCAAACCTGAGCGTGTATCGCCTGAGGGCTTCATCGCCATTTTCCTTTACATCCCTGAGTATTGAAATTACAGGCTCCATCACATCCTGAAGCCCTGTCCCGCGGTTAAACAGC is a genomic window containing:
- the hisD gene encoding histidinol dehydrogenase — its product is MLIKPISELSAKEKSGLFNRGTGLQDVMEPVISILRDVKENGDEALRRYTLRFDNASISEIEVPHDEIDSALASVDKKLISHLKKAASNIRAFHEAQVSKDWIKEFSPGIRLGQRVTPLETIGAYVPGGRASYPSTALMTVIPAKVAGVKEVVVCTPPGADGTVNPLTLAAAHIAGADRVFRVGGVQAIAAMAYGTETIPKVDKIVGPGNVYVTAAKMACGTAIDFPAGPSEVLIIADGSARAPFIASDMIAQAEHDPNAISILVTTSKNLAEKVKQEIDLQMKSEARIEIIRKSLENAAILTGNLDECIAFSNKFAPEHLEIITEKDILSRIKHAGSIFIGSHAPVSAGDYASGTNHVLPTAGYARMFSGLNTDHFVVKSSVQIIEKRGLENISETVIGLAEAEGLSAHANAVRIRKNNTGNKEYDK